taaaaatcgcattcattcgtccaaatgtactccatcctaatttcaaacgtctctttatttcatcAGCATTACTACCCGACAAAAATATTGACCCCTTTCatctaaaattattatataaaaaagttacAATGAAagctttttcaaaattattacgcATTTGTAAGAAAAATTTTAaagcattcaatttttttatttaaaaaaaatatatttatttattttaccacTATCTGAACTGCTGTTATGAGTGTCTAGACACACAtttgttttaatacaaaaacacaCTAGTTCATATAATACGTATCATTTCGTAATGACAAAGAGAAAATCAATTAATAGTATGCgtacacatatgcatatgtattcacAGAGAAATCTGTGAATAATTTGATACACACGCATTCCATAcatgtttaatttttcatattagaaTTTTAACAATATGGTTACTCGAAAGACGAATCGTTGGAagtacttttttaaaaaaaaaaaatcagattttcAAATTGACAAGAGGAAAATTGGATCCGATAATATACGAGCGCGAACGAGCCTATAGGTGTACTTTTATCCTCCTTTAAATTCAGTGGCCTACATATAAGTCGGCCATTTATCATTTTCTCGTAACATAGCAGCGAGGCGGCGAATTCTACTCAAAGATGAAATTGGGGCTGGAAACGAAGCTGAAACAAACGGAACCATCCGACCAACGAAAGCGTACGAATATTCTAGAAACGACGAAAACCTGTCGACACGCTAGTTCGGCAAACGAAGTGCGTCGATAACGATAGGCGGGCCAATGGCCGATATTCGACGCGTTGAAACCGAAAACGTAGATGACAAGTGAAATGTCGAAATGAATCTGACAGCGCCGGCTCCGCTGCAAACGTCATCGCGATGCGTGATGCGAGATGAGAGATGAGAGATGCGAAATGCGCAACTGCGATGTAAACATTAAGCGATCGAAATACCTGGCGGTCGACGAGGTCCCCCTTCGGGCTCCGGCCTCGGGGGAGTTTTGATCACCAGATGAACCGTAGAGCCGTCCTTGATGTTCTGCGCCGACAGCGACTCCGCGTCCTTCAGGATCTTGCCGGCGAAGATGAGGCATAGCTGGTCGGGCTCCGCCGTGAACTTGGTCAGTACCAGTTCCTTCAGCTGCAAACACGAGCGCCGAACGCATTGCTATTACTGTATCATGACTGAGGATTGGGAGTGTGAGCAGTGGGCAGCAGGGTgtggtggggtggggtggggtggggtggggtggggtagGGTAGGGCAGGGCATGCAGGGTAGGTAGCGGCACTCACCCGGCGCACGTCTGCGTGCGGTTCAATCTCCAGCACGTGCTTCTCCTTGAGAGTTTTGACGGTGAGCTTGATGGTGGTGTTGGAGGAGCCGCCCGGAGCCCCGCCGCCCGAGCCGCTGCCCCCGGGGGCCGCGCGATCGCCACCTCCGACAGACCCGCCCTCCGCCATCTTGTGCCGCTCAAGTCCACGCACACAACTGCACCACCGCACACCACACACCGCACACCGCACACCGCACACACCACAGCACACCACACACCCACCAACACAACCGCCTAGAGCGCGCCCCACACCAACGCCAACTCCTACACCTACACCGCACCGACACCACCCGCACCACACAAACACACCGATCCCAATCCTGACTCTTCGCGACCATTgtctcatttttattatgtttttatacGATTCCGTTTGATCTGCTCTCCTTCGACACGCGCCACCGCTCTGGCCTAACAAATTAATGTGCTTTCACATTatctgaaagtatttttttttcgcatttaaaaattaactcaTTCGCTCTACCGTCTACCGAAGAATATGCTGTAGCATTCGTGCAAAAGAGAGGAACCATGCCAGCATCTGACATGGAAATTTGTTCGACAGTTGTTACAGTCGTTCATTTCTTATATTGTTAGGCTAAAGAATTCAAGTCGATCAAAATTGTGCAAGGGGAAATCGGCCATAATTGAGAACAACCGTCGACTGGaataacggttcggtgattactagtcaaatgtgaaccggtcacaggacaactggtcgctttagattggtcacacgtgatcacccgtcacaccttaaaactggtcacaccctaaaatcggtcaaccagttttcttttttttacttcgagtcacaagtaaaaaaaagttattgattgcttaatgtaaaaaaaagcttgtaaaaacataGAAGTCATTTGAATTAAATGGTTTCACTGATACAAATAAAACACTCATCATAGTCGTAATCCCGCATCCCTATAAATTAATAAGGGCATCTACACGATTAGATGATCTTCACAATCAACAAAATGTCACTTCTATTTTATCTTataatgaattatataaaacaagGCGTTTATACGTAAATTAATTTCGACGAAaggtttttcattattttcaagatTTCTTGGCTTcgcattacatatttaatactaCACTTTATTAACTGATTGCAATACCTAACAAAGCATAGCAACGCAAGCTCATATTTCAGATGTTAAGACAATCCATGACAAGTTGTTATGGATTGTTTACATTCACAATGTTGATATTGATTTCCATGGAATTGGCCAACGATGCATATTGCAAGTTTCATTTTACAATCATCAACAGTAACtttacatacatcaaatagAATATTTTCAGTGTGCAAAATGCCCGAAATTGCTTTTTACGAGCAAATCATTTATTGATGGAATCTTATGAAAATGTCTGCCAAaatgtgtgtataaatattatatatgttatatatgtatgtatgtatatcacttgttaattttacaaataatattcattacaaattaattgtaatttgaatttaaatttaaaaaaatgctacaaaacaAAAAGTACTTCcattctttatttatgtatacaaaattttctagtattgattttttttttttgttttactacaataaatttaattagtcaCTAGTCAAATTGTAAACTTTTAAGCAATCATATTTCACTTTAATTtaagtagatacatacatatgtatatatgtagattctatacataatacaaaatttttcagTCTCAACAAATGCTGACCAACAGTTCTTACACTCGAAGATCTGCTTATAAACTTGTAGCTGCACTCCCACAGATTTCCTCATGTCACAGTTTAAGAGATTCATACTCAAAAACGCATTGTGCTTCTGCATCAGCGAGTAAGAACCTAACACGTTTTCTTCATGTTTAGTAGGTACATGTTAAATACATAGTATCAGACTGTTTTATTGTGTGTACTACTTTTTAATCACACAGGAAAACACACGCTTTCAGATGAATCTCCATATTTCAATGGTATATTTTAtccaataaatatacatactaagAATGTAAACAATGAAAAACCAAACTGTACGATCAATACCGAATCAAATAAAtgcgataaaattaaatatctgaattctaccaattataaaaattggcagATGCCCAATTTAGGTATAAAgtattcattatatttattaaaataacacaatattttaaataattaatatacatattgataaattttaaacagataataatttaaataatgtccaAAATGGAGTTGATAATAGTTTCTATCAAACTGATGACACCGTtattcaaaaaaagaaaaagagaagAAGACCAGTCATAACTGTATGCACATCGAATAGTCGATTTGATGTTATTCGAAGAGTCACTTCGGCTTTTGGAATGAAAGCAGTTCATGACAAGGATGATTGGAATATTTGTTTCACCGATGGAAATGTTACTATCGAGAAATCAAAAGAAATGAAACGTTTCCAACGTATTAACCATTTCCCAGGAATGGCTGAAATATGCaggttattaatatttataattagtaAACTAGATTTAATACATCActttaaatacttaaataatgtatgtaatatgatacAAACTTTCAGAAAAGACTTACTAGCCAGAAATTTGAATAGAATGAACAAGTGCTTCCCACatgattacaatttttttccaaaaacttGGTGCTTGCCATccgagtatgtatatgtatcttataaccttgcgtaaaataaaaccattttcagcgcataaatgtatttttacacTCGACAGCTTCAATGATGCTTTGATATATAGTAAATAccacaaaaataaaacttttataatcAAACCTGATTGTGGAAGCCAAGGCAAAGGTATTTTCCTAACTAAACATCTCAAAGACATAAACCCTTCTGAAAAATTGATATGCCAACTATACATAACAAGGCCTTATTTGATCAACGGTTACAAATTTGATATTCGTGTTTATGCATTGGTTTCATCATGCGACCCATtaagtatttttgtttataatgaAGGCTTGGTAAGGtaaaacatacatttgtaccaTTCATTTGTGTCCGTTTTGAAATATACTTATGTTATTTGTTAATTAAACATTTGAAAACATTACATACACAGATTTGCAACTACACGTTACTGTGATCCTAATAGTAGGAATTGTACAAATATATTCATGCATTTAACAAATTATGCTATCAATAAACAGAGTAGATTTTTTGTTTATGACCAAGAATCGGGAAGCAAAAGGTTCATGCAGAAAAGAAACTTACacaaaaaacttaaaataaacagTTAACTATATTAATATAGATTGTTTCCTAAtgaaaaattacagaaaaatatCAACTCTAAATCATTTACTGGAAATAAATGgaataaacacaaaaaaaatatggaataaTGTTGACGAAATTGTAGCCAAGACTCTAATATCTGCATGGCCGATTTTGAAACATAATTATCGTGCCTGTTTTGCATCACATGATACAGTTTGTTCAATACAATACCATTATAACTATTACTATCATCAACTACATACTTACATTATATTACTTTTCAGACACAAGCTTGCTTTGAAATTTTAGGATTTGATATACTATTAGATCATAATTTACTGCCCCATTTGCTTGAGGTAAATCCGCAACTCATTTTAACTCATTATAGTTATATTgataacatattttataattttttaaggtGAACCACTCCCCAAGTTTTAACACTGATTCACTGCTAGATAAAGAAGTTAAAGAGGCTTTATTGACTGACACATTATCGCTGTTAAATATATGGCAATGCGATAAGAGAAAAATCTTGGAAGAAGACCGTAAACGAATCCAAGAAAGACTGTTACATGGatacaagtaaaaatatatttttgaatattcaaatgcGAAAACTATAATGGAATtccaatgtaataaaaatctatgtttataaattaaaataaaatttgatatgctTAAGGAATAACTATGATGTCATACCATTGGAAGAAAAGGATGAAGTGAaggaaaaag
The nucleotide sequence above comes from Arctopsyche grandis isolate Sample6627 chromosome 4, ASM5162203v2, whole genome shotgun sequence. Encoded proteins:
- the LOC143910966 gene encoding tubulin polyglutamylase ttll6-like isoform X2, whose translation is MESYENVCQNSQQMLTNSSYTRRSAYKLVAALPQISSCHSLRDSYSKTHCASASANESPYFNGIFYPINIHTKNVNNEKPNCTINTESNKCDKIKYLNSTNYKNWQMPNLDNNLNNVQNGVDNSFYQTDDTVIQKKKKRRRPVITVCTSNSRFDVIRRVTSAFGMKAVHDKDDWNICFTDGNVTIEKSKEMKRFQRINHFPGMAEICRKDLLARNLNRMNKCFPHDYNFFPKTWCLPSDFNDALIYSKYHKNKTFIIKPDCGSQGKGIFLTKHLKDINPSEKLICQLYITRPYLINGYKFDIRVYALVSSCDPLSIFVYNEGLVRFATTRYCDPNSRNCTNIFMHLTNYAINKQSRFFVYDQESGSKRKISTLNHLLEINGINTKKIWNNVDEIVAKTLISAWPILKHNYRACFASHDTTQACFEILGFDILLDHNLLPHLLEVNHSPSFNTDSLLDKEVKEALLTDTLSLLNIWQCDKRKILEEDRKRIQERLLHGYKNNYDVIPLEEKDEVKEKEKQFWQEQLHWEDEHLGNYRRVYPNGDKYSKFFQQPSSSLYLSTTSSRARGECVKRQRSLIEAKEKLNMLKRLPSLNSPSVNKDLKVYDTQIMKQRLYKNHEKKLRPDMKLTLPKIVLRETALCGLPDGLPIIESEEKKRILELDKRDTLLKNNGITEIVYNTMRQVGVLRPADEKKYATYHLSRNP
- the LOC143910966 gene encoding tubulin polyglutamylase ttll6-like isoform X1, translated to MESYENVCQNSQQMLTNSSYTRRSAYKLVAALPQISSCHSLRDSYSKTHCASASARKHTLSDESPYFNGIFYPINIHTKNVNNEKPNCTINTESNKCDKIKYLNSTNYKNWQMPNLDNNLNNVQNGVDNSFYQTDDTVIQKKKKRRRPVITVCTSNSRFDVIRRVTSAFGMKAVHDKDDWNICFTDGNVTIEKSKEMKRFQRINHFPGMAEICRKDLLARNLNRMNKCFPHDYNFFPKTWCLPSDFNDALIYSKYHKNKTFIIKPDCGSQGKGIFLTKHLKDINPSEKLICQLYITRPYLINGYKFDIRVYALVSSCDPLSIFVYNEGLVRFATTRYCDPNSRNCTNIFMHLTNYAINKQSRFFVYDQESGSKRKISTLNHLLEINGINTKKIWNNVDEIVAKTLISAWPILKHNYRACFASHDTTQACFEILGFDILLDHNLLPHLLEVNHSPSFNTDSLLDKEVKEALLTDTLSLLNIWQCDKRKILEEDRKRIQERLLHGYKNNYDVIPLEEKDEVKEKEKQFWQEQLHWEDEHLGNYRRVYPNGDKYSKFFQQPSSSLYLSTTSSRARGECVKRQRSLIEAKEKLNMLKRLPSLNSPSVNKDLKVYDTQIMKQRLYKNHEKKLRPDMKLTLPKIVLRETALCGLPDGLPIIESEEKKRILELDKRDTLLKNNGITEIVYNTMRQVGVLRPADEKKYATYHLSRNP